CAACGCCGGACGGCCTTCGCCCTGGACGCGATCAGCACCGAACTGGTCTTTATGATCGGCCCCGCGGCCGGCGCCGTCGTCGCCACCGCAGGATACTCCGCGCTGGGCCTGACCGTGGTGGGCATCGCCACCTCCCTGTCCGGCCTGTTCCTGATGTGGATCAACCCGCCCACCCGCAGCGCCGACTCCGGGGCTGAGCCGGACACAGCGTTCGAGGCGGCCCAGCAGGAAGGCGCGGAAACGGCCCTGGTGGCCGCGGCACCCCACGTCCAGGAAGCCGCTGCCGAACTGGCACCACTGGCCGCCGCGGAGCAGCGGCGGCAGGGCCGCCCCGGCCTGCGGCACAAGGTCGTCCGCAATTTCGCCTGGTTCACGGCTGGCGTGGCGGCGGTCTTCGCCGTCGCGGCCGGCGCCGGCATGGTGCTCAGCGGCACCGACGTCGGCATCGTCGCGGCCCTCGAGAGGGGAGGGCACCAGGCCGAAATCGGCATCGTTTTCCTCCTCTGGTGCGCGGCATCCGTGCTGGGCGGACTGGTCTACGGCGCCATGCACCGGCCGGTGTCCCCGGTCCTGCTGCTGCTGGGCATGTCCGCACTGACGATTCCGATGGCCTTCGCGCACGACACCTGGACACTCGCGGTGCTGTCGCTGCTGCCGGGCCTGCTCTGCGCGCCGGTGCTCTCCGCCGCGTCGGAGAAGGTGGCAGAACTGGTCGAGGAGGGCCGCCGCGGCGAGGCGATGGGCTGGTACGGCTCTGCC
The nucleotide sequence above comes from Arthrobacter sp. KBS0702. Encoded proteins:
- a CDS encoding MFS transporter; protein product: MNFALYRDLLAVRPVRNLLLVGMVARIPHSAAGVLLTLHIVLTLGQGYAAAGAAAAVMTIGIAVGAPWRGRRVDTVGLRRALIPSVVSETVIWSIVPHVGYELLLPLVFVGGLLTLPIFSVVRQSLGILAGGEQRRTAFALDAISTELVFMIGPAAGAVVATAGYSALGLTVVGIATSLSGLFLMWINPPTRSADSGAEPDTAFEAAQQEGAETALVAAAPHVQEAAAELAPLAAAEQRRQGRPGLRHKVVRNFAWFTAGVAAVFAVAAGAGMVLSGTDVGIVAALERGGHQAEIGIVFLLWCAASVLGGLVYGAMHRPVSPVLLLLGMSALTIPMAFAHDTWTLAVLSLLPGLLCAPVLSAASEKVAELVEEGRRGEAMGWYGSALTGGVALGAPLAGLFIDGVGPGAGFVAVGVAGVVLCLVGLVLQHRRRRRLAPA